From one Trifolium pratense cultivar HEN17-A07 linkage group LG1, ARS_RC_1.1, whole genome shotgun sequence genomic stretch:
- the LOC123911535 gene encoding heavy metal-associated isoprenylated plant protein 6-like, with amino-acid sequence MGEQKNETVKKADEGTKKDDSPVPVVYKLDLHCEGCIKKIKRTVRHFAGVESVKADLPSNKVTVTGKFDAVKLQEKLVEKSKKKVELLTPPPKKDGPAAEKPAEKKSDEKKPEEKKAEEKKPEEKKPKESTVVLKIRLHCDGCITKIKKIIMKFKGVETVKFDGDKDLVTVKGTMEPKDLIEYLKEKLKRNVDMVPPKKEEEKKEKEGGGEKKEKDGGGEKKEKKDGEKKVDGGDQAKVEVNKMEYQYPMQSPMYWYEGQSSNYAMDQYQPGYGGGDHHYDQQQQHYMMNNNHGGGYPMQPPQVPYYMHPSHPPPQMFSDENPNACSLM; translated from the exons ATGGGAGAG CAAAAGAATGAAACCGTTAAGAAAGCTGACGAAGGAACAAAGAAAGACGACAGTCCTGTTCCTGTCGTTTACAAACTCGACTTACATTGTGAAGGatgcattaaaaaaattaaacgaaCCGTTCGTCATTTCGCTG GTGTTGAATCCGTTAAAGCAGATCTACCTTCAAACAAAGTGACCGTTACCGGTAAATTTGACGCCGTCAAATTACAAGAGAAACTGGTTGAGAAATCTAAGAAGAAAGTTGAACTCCTAACACCGCCACCAAAAAAAGACGGCCCCGCCGCTGAGAAACCGGCAGAGAAGAAATCCGACGAGAAAAAACCTGAAGAGAAGAAAGCTGAAGAGAAAAAACCTGAAGAAAAAAAGCCTAAAgag aGTACGGTGGTTTTGAAGATCAGATTGCACTGTGACGGTTGCATTacgaaaattaaaaaaatcattatgaAGTTCAAAG GGGTTGAAACGGTGAAATTTGACGGAGACAAGGATTTAGTAACAGTGAAAGGAACAATGGAACCGAAGGATTTGATAGAGTATCTGAAAGAGAAACTGAAGAGAAACGTTGATATGGTTCCAccgaagaaagaagaagagaagaaagaaaaagaaggtggtggagaaaagaaagagaaagacgGTGGAGgtgaaaagaaagagaaaaaagatgGTGAGAAGAAAGTGGACGGTGGAGATCAAGCGAAGGTGGAAGTTAATAAAATGGAGTATCAGTACCCGATGCAGTCTCCAATGTATTGGTATGAGGGACAAAGTAGTAATTATGCTATGGATCAGTATCAACCTGGGTATGGTGGTGGTGATCATCATTAtgatcaacaacaacaacattataTGATGAATAATAATCATGGTGGTGGTTATCCTATGCAGCCACCTCAAGTACCGTATTACATGCACCCTAGTCATCCTCCACCACAGATGTTCAGTGACGAGAATCCCAACGCCTGTTCGCTTATGTGA